The Candidatus Zymogenus saltonus genome has a window encoding:
- a CDS encoding GNAT family N-acetyltransferase, translating into MKVIDLNDEHKRLYLCCLEEWSDEIIEGVPKKEEWFDKTRGRGLRVKLAVDDGGNVGGMIQYLPIEESFIEGSGLYFINCIWVHGHKQGPGNIQGKGMGRALIEAAEADAKELGAKGMAAWGLAIPVWMKASWFKKHGYSKADRDGMAVLLWKSFERDASPPRWIKRKKKPPTAPGVVTVTSFVNGWCTGQNTTYERAKRAAEELGDRVVFKEFDTSNRDVLNEWGIADGLFIDGKSVNTGPPPSYDKIVKLIKKRLKKL; encoded by the coding sequence ATGAAGGTTATCGACCTTAACGATGAGCACAAGCGGTTGTACCTCTGCTGCCTCGAGGAATGGTCGGACGAGATAATCGAGGGCGTTCCTAAAAAGGAGGAGTGGTTCGACAAGACGCGGGGGCGCGGCCTCCGCGTGAAGCTGGCGGTGGACGACGGCGGCAATGTCGGCGGGATGATACAGTACCTGCCGATAGAGGAATCCTTCATCGAGGGGAGCGGCCTCTACTTCATAAACTGCATATGGGTGCACGGCCACAAGCAGGGACCGGGAAACATCCAGGGGAAGGGTATGGGGAGGGCGCTGATCGAGGCGGCGGAGGCGGACGCAAAAGAACTCGGCGCCAAGGGGATGGCGGCGTGGGGCCTGGCGATTCCGGTCTGGATGAAGGCCTCCTGGTTCAAGAAGCATGGATATTCAAAGGCCGACAGGGACGGGATGGCCGTCCTCCTGTGGAAATCGTTTGAAAGGGACGCCTCTCCCCCAAGATGGATAAAGAGGAAAAAGAAGCCGCCGACGGCGCCCGGCGTCGTCACGGTGACGTCGTTCGTGAACGGCTGGTGCACTGGCCAGAACACGACCTACGAGCGGGCTAAGCGGGCCGCAGAGGAGTTAGGCGACAGGGTCGTCTTCAAGGAGTTCGACACCTCCAACCGGGATGTACTTAACGAGTGGGGGATCGCCGACGGCCTCTTCATAGACGGGAAGTCGGTCAACACCGGCCCGCCCCCCTCCTACGACAAGATCGTGAAGCTGATCAAAAAGAGGCTTAAAAAGCTGTAG